The region TCCCGAAAATCAGGGATAACCGACTTACCCAATACATTTTTATCAATTAAAGCTTTACAAATGCGATACGCTTCCTGGTGTTTAATCGAGACATGAGAGCCCCTGTACGCTGGATCAGTCGGCGTGCCAAGCCGATACCCCAAAGGTTGCAATACCTCATAAAAAAGCGCAATGAGATAGTTCGTCAGACTGAGGCTTTTCTCACGTATATTGTTCATACCGGCCTCGTTGAGCATATCCACCGCAGGTTCAATGGCTGTGAGAGACAAAACCGGTGGCGTGCCGGCCAGAAACTTCCTAATCCCCTGGGCCGGACGGTAATCAAGCCCGAACTCGAAAGGATTATCTTCACCAAACCAACCCCAGATGGGTGAATTCAACTTTTCCTGCAAATCTTTACGTACATACAAAAATGCCAGTGAACCGGGCCCTCCATTCAGATATTTGTAGGTGCAGCCAATGGCCATATCCACATTACAAGCGTTCAGGTTTACCGGAACAGCACCCACGGCGTGACTCAGGTCCCAGAGCATCAGTCCGCCATGTTCGTGTACCCGCTCGGTAATGGTTTTCATATCGTACATGTAAGCACTTTTAAAAACTACGTGCGAAAGTGTTACCAACGCTGTATCATCATCGAGCAATGCTTCAATCTCCTCATTAGAAATCGACATGCCATCGCTGCTTTTAGCCAGCTCCAGTTTATGTTTCTGCCCAAATAAGTCAATTAAGCCCTGCAGCAGATAGATGTCGGAAGGAAAATTCAATTGATCACTGATGATTTTAGATCTGCCTTTTTGCAGTTTCAAGGCTCCGTAAGCCAGTTTGAACAAATTCACAGAAGTTGAATCAGCAACAATCACTTCATCCGGTTGCGCACCAATCAGTTGGGCAATTTTAGCTCCTATTTTCTGCGAACGGTCATACCATCCTTCATTCCAACTGCGAATCAGCCGGTAACCCCACTCCTTATCAATAACCTGTTTGATTCTGTCAGGTGTAGCTTTTGGTAAAGCGCCAAGCGAATTTCCATCCAGATAAATAAGATCAGCATCATTGAGCTCAAACTTTTTACGGTAAAGCTTTAACGGGTCGCGCTCATCAAATTCCTGAGCATATTTTGCGGAAAATATATCCATAATCAAAAATCTTCTTTTCGTTCAACATCAAGGGTTAAAGGTAATGGCAGCTTTTGCTTCGTTAAACATCAAATCTACCCACAGTTTATACATTGCTCCTGAAGGGTGCAGCCCATCCTCTGCAATTAATTCGGGTTGTTCGGCAGCCTGCCGGGAAATGGGCGTCACATTAATAAAGCTTACCCCTTTCTCCATGGTTTCCTCCATTTTAGCAGCATTGTAAGCATCTATTTCCTGTGCAATTTGCTCCCGGTCGCGCCCCTCGGCAAATGGTGTTACGCCCCAATCGGGAATCGAAATCACAACAACCTTTTCAGGATGCCCACCAGCAAACGCAATGGCTTGCTCAAGCAGTTCCACATATTCTTCCCGAAAATTTTCTACAGAGCGCCCGCGATACTGATTATTTACGCCGATGAGCAAAGTCACCAGATCGTAGGGACCTGTGATATTTGCTTCTTCAATACCTGCAGCCAGCTCATCGGTAGTCCAACCGGTGGTTGCAATAATTTCAGGGTCATTAACATCTAACCAATAAACACGCAGTGTATCAACCAATTGCACAGGAAAACGCTTCTGCTCACTCACACGCTCACCAATTGTGTACGAGTCGCCTAAAGCAAGGTATTTCATAGTTTGCATATCAGTTTGATCTGTTTCAGAGTTACATCCGTGTTGCCATGAAACCAAAATAATGAGTAAAAAAAAGCCCAAATGTTTCATTGTTGCCAGAATTTAATTTGGTGTTAAAATAACAATAAAAAAGGATTGATTAAAATGTTTTATATTCATTAATCATAGCTTCCCGGCTAAAGCCTAACAGGTGGGGTGTTTAAGATTTACACATTCGGAAAAAAATCTTCACCCCACTTTTTTGAGAATTGATTTTCTACGCTGCATATTAGTTAGGCCAATATTTTTTTCGCTCCACTTATGGACATCCTTGTTTCTGACTTTTTCAAATGATATTTTTATTTCATCTATGCCCAATTGACAAGTAAACGCGGCCATGGTTAGAGAGAGGTTTGTTATACCTATCATTGGGTTATTGTTTATGTAGTTTTTATATTTTCCAAAAGCAGATTCTATTATGTCTGAAGTACAGATTACTTTTCGCTGCTTGGGGATAAGGGCTTTAAGTTCATTTAGGTAATTTAAGATATGGTTTTTCAATTTGTCTATTCTAGAGCTTTCAATGGTGATTTCTTTTAATATTGTTTTCACTTTCTTGATATTGCTTTTCGACAGTTGTGTTTTTAGCAATGCTTTTATTTTAAGCAAAATACCATTAACCTGAAATAATTCTTGTATTAGTTGTTCGTGGTTCTTGACCCACAATAGTTCTTTGTATTCCCTCTTTTGTTTTTCTTGATTTTTCAGATAGTTTAACACCTTCATTCCCCAGTCAGATATTATGTCAAGATTCATAAATCTTGAATGAAACCGTTGGTTAGGAGGTAGAATGTGAGATACATTGGTTAAGGATAACGCACCTCTCATCTTTGCCATTTTCGTGATGTAGGATTGAAATTCCTCTTCCGGTTTATATATCTCCTTTAGAAACCAGGCAAGTTTATGAGTTATGTCATAAACATGTGGTGTTTTCATAAGTCGTAAGGCTTTCTTTATGGCATTCCCACCATCGGCTACAGCGTATAATATTTTCCCGTACTCTTGTTCTATTATTCGCAGTTGTTTTTCAATTAACTCTCCTGTCCATCTATCACCACTAATAATAGCCAATGGAGTTAAATCTTGATAGTTTAAAGCTCTTTTAAAATCTACGCTCTTATTTCTTATTCCATAAACGACAAGTAGTTTATCATGCCCAAATTCAACACTTTCATCAAGAATAACGATCCAATCATTTGTCTTTTTTGTTGTTTTCTTTTCCAACTGATAGTATCCAACTTTCTTCACCCAGGAAGAAATAGTAGAGTGAGAAGGGGTTCTCATTGAAATACCCATATAGAGAGCATAAATTGACATGATTTTCTGAATCGCTCTGAATCCGGTAGAAGTTTGTAGTTTGATTGCTAAAGCTAGTTGGATTACTGCACAATCGAAAGAGTGATTTTTAGGGTTGTTTATTCTATTATTTGCTTTAGTATATCCTCGGTCTTTTTTTTAAGCAATTCTATTTCTTTCTTTAGCAAGTCAGCTACATCTCGTTTAACCTTGTATTTTTCTTTCCAACCATCTCTGCTATTGGTAAGCTCTTTTATCCTTTTTTTCAGCTCTTTATTTTCGGCATTGCGCTGAACAGACTTTGATTTCCAGTACAATGCATTATAGTCAATTTTATCCATGTTTTTATTTGCAATATACAATAAAATCAATAACTGACAAAATTAATGGGGTGCATTTTAAATGGATAAATAAAGCATTTTATACACCCCACCTGTTAGGACTAAGTCTCACCTACCCGGGGCGTCGCCTGGAGCGACACCCCGGGTTGCCTTCTCTTATGCGCTGGCAAAAAGAAAGATTAACCATTCTAACCAGAATATGCATTCAAAAAACATTTTACTATTTTTGCACAAAATACTGTTCAATGAAAAAACACACGCCCACAATAATTATTATCCTGCTTTTTATAGTTATCGCCATTATTTACAATTACCACAACATTGTTTTCAAAAAACCGCAATCGGTGCATAAATGGCGGCAATCAGATTGTGCCTCTATTACATTGAATTACTATCAGGATGGCATGGATTTTTTCGAGCCCGAAACACATAACCTGACTTCTGACCAGGGAACAACCGGAAAATGCAGCACAAGCGAAATGCCACTATTATACTACACTGTTGCAGGGATGTATCATGTTTTCGGATATCATGATTTTATTTACAGAATCTTCAATACACTTATTTTTTTTCTGGGACTGTTTTACCTTTTCAAATTATCAAATTATTTATTGAGAAACACATTTTGGTCGGCTGCCATTGTACTATTGTTTTTCACCTCGCCTGTGCTGGCGTACTACGGCAATAACTATTTGACCAACACCACTGCACTGGCCGTTTCTTTTATTGGCTGGTACCAATTTATCAGATATATTTTTGAAAAAAAGAAACAATTACTCATCAAAGCGCTTATTCTCTTCTTCCTCGCAGCTTCCTTAAAAATAACAGCGCTATTTAGCTTATTTGCCATTGTCGGCGTCTTTATTTTCGATCATATCCCATTTCTAAAAGGTACAAACAAAGCAAAAAATATACAGCATCCGATTTTATTCGTAATTGGCTCAATTGCAGCTGGGGGGGTAGTTGCCGGATGGGCTGCCTATGCCAGGTATTACAACGAATTACATAATTGCACCTACTTTTCAACCACAATTTTCCCAATATGGAATTACGATAGCGAAGGTATCAACCACATTTTATCAAAAGTGCGAAAATTATGGCTTTACCAATATTATCACGCATCAATGCATGCTTTTCTGACCCTCGCTGCTGTTTTTATTATCGCTTTTTACAAAAAAAACCTGAGGGTATTTAACCTGGCAATTCTTTTCATTCTGATTGAAATTGTAATTTTTGTATTGTTGCAATTTATGACCTTCGCCGATCATGATTATTATACCATCGGGATGTTCATTTTACCTGCCCTGATTTTACTGAGCAGTATTTTAGTTTTCAAAAAACGGTTTCCCAAACTATTTAATCACGTTATATTTAAAACGGCCATAGCCCTGCTCATTGGATTTAATGTCTATTACGCCCATACACAAGTCACGGAGCGATATGAAGGCTGGTACAATAAAACCAGATACAAACAGGATATCTACTCCATTCAACCCTATTTGGATAGCATTGGGGTAACACAAAACGACACCATCATTTCCATACCCGATGGCAGTAACGCTTCCCTCTACATTATGAACCGCAAAGGCTGGACACAATACACCGATGCGCGTTTTAACCGCGGAGAAAAAATCCGATACAACCAGGATAGTGCGGGCATAGCAAAATCAATTAAAAACGGTGCCCGATACATGATAGTTCAGGGCATTGAACAGCTTTACCTGCAACCCTTTATTCAACCTTTTGCAACCGAACTCGTCGGTAAATACAAACGGGTTTTAATTTTTGATTTAAAACAGGATCAACCTAATTTTGATGCCTCCAAACGAATTGTAAGTTATCGATACTTCACTAATGCTGAATACCTTACAATAAACAAAAAACAATTCTTGAACCCGACCGACAGTACGTTGTATGCAAATGGCCAGACCCAATCAAACGACGCTTCGTACTCAGGAAATTACAGTATCAAACTAAACGCCGGGAACCCTTATGGTGCAACCATTACAATTGACAGTATATCCACAGGTGAAAGCTTTTCGATAAGTGCCTGGCGCAAAAATAATGAAAAAGACAAAGGATGTATTGTAGCCTCAAGTACCCCTGAAAAATTCTACAAAAAAGGAACACGCGTTGTGGATACAACGGCTAACGGCTGGGAAAAAATTCAACTTGAGTTTTTTATTCCTGAAAATATAAACGGCCAGGAGCTCAAAATTTATCTGTACAATCCAAACGAAAAAAGCGTTTTTTTCGACGATTTTGAGATCATACGTTATAAGTCTGTATTTAGATTATTTGAGATAAAAGAGAAATGACGGATACCTAACAGGTGGGGTGTTTAAGATTTACACATTCGGAAAAAAATCTTCACCCCACTTTTTTGAGAATTGATTTTCTACGCTGCATATTAGTTAGGCCAATATTTTTTTCGCTCCACTTATGGACATCCTTGTTTCTGACTTTTTCAAATGATATTTTTATTTCATCTATGCCCAATTGACAAGTAAACGCGGCCATGGTTAGAGAGAGGTTTGTTATACCTATCATTGGGTTATTGTTTATGTAGTTTTTATATTTTCCAAAAGCAGATTCTATTATGTCTGAAGTACAGATTACTTTTCGCTGCTTGGGGATAAGGGCTTTAAGTTCATTTAGGTAATTTAAGATATGGTTTTTCAATTTGTCTATTCTAGAGCTTTCAATGGTGATTTCTTTTAATATTGTTTTCACTTTCTTGATATTGCTTTTCGACAGTTGTGTTTTTAGCAATGCTTTTATTTTAAGCAAAATACCATTAACCTGAAATAATTCTTGTATTAGTTGTTCGTGGTTCTTGACCCACAATAGTTCTTTGTATTCCCTCTTTTGTTTTTCTTGATTTTTCAGATAGTTTAACACCTTCATTCCCCAGTCAGATATTATGTCAAGATTCATAAATCTTGAATGAAACCGTTGGTTAGGAGGTAGAATGTGAGATACATTGGTTAAGGATAACGCACCTCTCATCTTTGCCATTTTCGTGATGTAGGATTGAAATTCCTCTTCCGGTTTATATATCTCCTTTAGAAACCAGGCAAGTTTATGAGTTATGTCATAAACATGTGGTGTTTTCATAAGTCGTAAGGCTTTCTTTATGGCATTCCCACCATCGGCTACAGCGTATAATATTTTCCCGTACTCTTGTTCTATTATTCGCAGTTGTTTTTCAATTAACTCTCCTGTCCATCTATCACCACTAATAATAGCCAATGGAGTTAAATCTTGATAGTTTAAAGCTCTTTTAAAATCTACGCTCTTATTTCTTATTCCATAAACGACAAGTAGTTTATCATGCCCAAATTCAACACTTTCATCAAGAATAACGATCCAATCATTTGTCTTTTTTGTTGTTTTCTTTTCCAACTGATAGTATCCAACTTTCTTCACCCAGGAAGAAATAGTAGAGTGAGAAGGGGTTCTCATTGAAATACCCATATAGAGAGCATAAATTGACATGATTTTCTGAATCGCTCTGAATCCGGTAGAAGTTTGTAGTTTGATTGCTAAAGCTAGTTGGATTACTGCACAATCGAAAGAGTGATTTTTAGGGTTGTTTATTCTATTATTTGCTTTAGTATATCCTCGGTCTTTTTTTTAAGCAATTCTATTTCTTTCTTTAGCAAGTCAGCTACATCTCGTTTAACCTTGTATTTTTCTTTCCAACCATCTCTGCTATTGGTAAGCTCTTTTATCCTTTTTTTCAGCTCTTTATTTTCGGCATTGCGCTGAACAGACTTTGATTTCCAGTACAATGCATTATAGTCAATTTTATCCATGTTTTTATTTGCAATATACAATAAAATCAATAACTGACAAAATTAATGGGGTGCATTTTAAATGGATAAATAAAGCATTTTATACACCCCACCTTACAGGTTTTGAGAGTTGCTGAAGTCCACGCCATGAATGGCGTGGTAAGTTATACCTTAAGCAAGGTTTACTTACAGCGTTTGAGAAAATAACTTGCGCCGCCATTCATGGCGGTGATAGATAAGAATCCATTGAGTTTTCCGGCTTTAGCCAGGAATCTTACTAGCTCTTAGCCTGTCTATTTGGTATTTTAGTATTGATAATCCAAGAGGCACTTGTAAAGGACATTACTTTTTGTATAAAAAACATATAACTTTGAAAAAAACAAAAACACAAGTCATGGCTTATGTAAAAATCTGGGTTCATATTGTATAAACTACCAAAAACAGAGAACCTGTATTAACTAACCCCAAGAGAAAATTATTATTTTCTCATATGAGAGAAAACGCCAGATTAAAAGGGATATATCTTGATTTTATTGGTGGTTATTTGGAACACATTCATTGCCTGATTAGCCTAAACTCGGATCAGACTATAGCGAAAACCGTTCAATTAATAAAAGGTGAATCAGCATATTGGTTTAATCGTAATCTAAAAGAAGGGAAAAAACTTGAGTGGCAAGATGAATATTTTGCTGTATCGGTGAGTGAATCTGTTGTAAGTACTGTAAGGTCATACATAAAAAATCAAGAGCAACATCATAAGAAAAAGACCTTTCAGGAAGAATATGATGAAATTATGCAAAAATTTGGTTTTTCTAAGTTTCCCGGCTAAAGCCTTGCAGGTTTTGAGAGTTGCTGAAGTCCACGCCATGAATGGCGTGGTAAGTTATATCTTAAGCAAGGTTTAACTACAGAAATTAAGGATCTAACTTGTACCGCCATTCATGGCGGTGACAAGAAAGGCGCTTGCTAAATACGGCTTTAGCCCGGAATATTTTATTATACAAAATACAGCTACCCGGCTAAAGCTTTGCAGGTTTTGGTTTCTGTCGAAGTCCACGGGGCGTGGTAAGTTATATCTTAAGCAAACCTTAACTACAGAAAACAAGGATCTAACTTGCGCCGCCATTCATGGCGGTGACAAGAAA is a window of Salinivirga cyanobacteriivorans DNA encoding:
- the kynU gene encoding kynureninase; translation: MDIFSAKYAQEFDERDPLKLYRKKFELNDADLIYLDGNSLGALPKATPDRIKQVIDKEWGYRLIRSWNEGWYDRSQKIGAKIAQLIGAQPDEVIVADSTSVNLFKLAYGALKLQKGRSKIISDQLNFPSDIYLLQGLIDLFGQKHKLELAKSSDGMSISNEEIEALLDDDTALVTLSHVVFKSAYMYDMKTITERVHEHGGLMLWDLSHAVGAVPVNLNACNVDMAIGCTYKYLNGGPGSLAFLYVRKDLQEKLNSPIWGWFGEDNPFEFGLDYRPAQGIRKFLAGTPPVLSLTAIEPAVDMLNEAGMNNIREKSLSLTNYLIALFYEVLQPLGYRLGTPTDPAYRGSHVSIKHQEAYRICKALIDKNVLGKSVIPDFREPDNIRLGITPLYTTFSEIFEATVQLQRIVKEKLYTHFSTARDEVT
- a CDS encoding SGNH/GDSL hydrolase family protein, with amino-acid sequence MKHLGFFLLIILVSWQHGCNSETDQTDMQTMKYLALGDSYTIGERVSEQKRFPVQLVDTLRVYWLDVNDPEIIATTGWTTDELAAGIEEANITGPYDLVTLLIGVNNQYRGRSVENFREEYVELLEQAIAFAGGHPEKVVVISIPDWGVTPFAEGRDREQIAQEIDAYNAAKMEETMEKGVSFINVTPISRQAAEQPELIAEDGLHPSGAMYKLWVDLMFNEAKAAITFNP